The genome window AAGGCTTCTATTGCATCTTGTGAAGCAGTATCACAGCCAGCAGCTCAATGCCAGAGTGTTTTTGCCAGCCCAACCAGCCTGCCGCACCCACTCCTTTCAGTGTACTTCATTCTGCTGGATCATGACAATGCAGTGTGTTCAGCAGTGCTACTGAGGGCTCAGCACTACTTCAGCAGGATGGAGCTTTTAAGATTCTAGTCTGAGAGATTCTGGATACTTGCCATACCCATTGAGCTCAGATAGTGAGGCCCTGATTCATCAAGATACTAAAGCATGTCCTTTTGTACTTAAAATTAATCATGTCCTTATAAACCTTAGTGAATCAGAGTTTGAGACTGTAAATTAGGAAAGCTCTCTCTGTTAAATATGATCTTTGCAGATTCAAATAAACCCATTCTATATTTAGATTTCATTATGAGTATGTATTTTGGTTTGTTACTACCAATACTGTATATTTATTTCTGCCACTTGTAAGCCTTCCTTTTTCTGTGTTTTCACAGGGGTGATAAGCCTTCTCAGTAACATAATTGTGTTAGGCATCTTTGTTAAGTACAAGGAACTTCGGACAGCAACAAATGCAATTATTATTAACCTGGCTTTTACTGACATTGGTGTTAGTGGCATTGGTTATCCTATGTCTGCTGCTTCAGACCTACATGGAAGCTGGAAATTTGGCTACACTGGATGCCAggtatttgggatttttttatattaaatcaaGGACCAAACAAGTACTAAGCAATTAAACACAAACCTGAATATATGAAAAATACcttcctttgatttttttaatgttctttagCAATGGGTCCaggtctggatctgaacttccttAAAACTCAGTGGTATTTGGATCTGGGGGGTTGCTTAGGACGCATTGctaattttcattatttaaacTTTGGAAGATTATTGAAGCATAAACTTGTATTGATGTTAAATATACAATATTAAAATAACTATAATAAAGTAAATCCCATTACTTATTGTAGAATTCATGGATGCTTCTCATCACTCAgtaaccaagattttcaaagtaactagtgattttgggtgcctcaatctTTGGGTGGTCAAACTGATACACTTTAAAGTATCTGATCTGCAGAGCGTGGGAGCTTAGCACTTTCagaaatcaggcctctttaaggcaTGTCTATTAAGGTACCCATAAAATAGACTTCTGCATAACCAGTAGTCATCTTGAAAATCCTGGTAAATATTCAAAGAAATGGCCATCTTATTTTAGAATTTGCACAATTTTTCTCTTTTCATGTAAAATTGTCACTAAAACATTGTATCATTAGCAGAAATGTAATAATCTTTGCTTACTGTGCATGCAGTTActtaaatatgattttaaatgAGTATTTAGCAGTCATATTAATTATACACCCTGCAAATATTTGTCTGGCAAAAATTAAACAGGACAGCAGAATGCTCCCAACAAGATCTGAAATCACACACAACTTGCCTGATTGCAGATTTAATTTCAAATTCAAAATTTAGCCAATGTTCACCAGCGATCCAGGGCACTCATTTAATTGCATCTAGGAAGACATATTTTGTGGATGAGATTTGAGAGTTTCCACTGTGCCTTGATTTGAGTTCTTAGGATCTTCAGAACTCTAAACTCAACTTGATCTAAACTGAAGAAATCCTGTAAACTGAAATCGTAGAATAGTGTGAATTTCTGTTTATAACTTCTGCagtaagaaaaatgttgtttGTGTTTCCCCAATATGCAacaaaaacattaattaaaaaataaacaactttGCATCCCAGGATCATGAAATTCAGTATTTAACATGAGTTAAAATAAATGGTGACTTTTGGCAAGCTTCTTCAATGGGATTTATGAGGTCTTATGCAAGCACACTTATcttaaaatgtttagttttacTTAAGCAACTCGAATTGTtaataaaaaaaggagtactagtggcaccttggagactaaccaatttatttgagtgtaagcttttgtgagctacagctcacttcatcggatgcatcaaataaattggttagtctctaaggtgccactagtactccttttcttattgcgaatatagactaacactgctgctactctgaaacctgtcaaattgtTAATAGTTTGTTAAACAAATTGGTCATTGATGAATGCATTGAATATAACCCATGATAACACTTAGCTTCAGGACACAGGAGGAGACTCAAACCTTTGGAAGCATTTGCAGTAGTAAGTGAAATGGACATGCtatctttttaaatttcagatcTATGCTGCCTTAAATATCTTCTTTGGAATGGCAAGTATCGGGTTGCTTACAGTTGTTGCAATTGATCGTTACCTGACAATCTGCAGGCCTGATATAGGTACTGTTCTCTTGGATATAACTCTTGCACAAAAATGATCATTTTAATCATTTATTAGTTGACATCTATGAACCTTCATGCAAGTTCTTTTATTTCCTCTTGTGGAAACCTACTTCCAAAATTTGGGCATGGTTCTGCAGTAATTGGTTATGTGAGCTATCCCATATATAGCTAACAAAGTCATGTATATAGAAGGAAGCCATTGGCCCTTCTTTGTGGAATGTTTCCTGACAATAATTgaagctgggagggggggaaCGACAAAATGGGttagttaatatattttattggattcacttctgttggtgagagcgaCAAGCTCTTGAgccacgcagagctcttcttcaggtctgtgaataATTTAATAATACTCAGAAGACTAATTGAAGCTGACCTGTATTCTTAATATCATTCATTTTCTACATTGTATTTTTCCCTTGATCTTTATTATGGGTTTAAAAATTATAATGGTTAATTTTTTCACTTTCCCTACATCCCCccactctttttctttctctcaatTTGATATGGCATCAGCAACATCTATTATTGCTAGCTTTGTGGGGGGAAGGTGTGATAATGCTGAGATGTATTCCAGCTCTGTTTCTGGGTGTATTTAAATGTCATTTATCTGTGATATAGGAGAGCTTAAGTAAAATGGGTGAGCTGCAGTGTGCCAGGTGTTTGTAAGGATCATTTATAATTACTATGCTAATTGTCTTGCTTGGAAACATTTTTGGTTCAAATAAAACCTTGGAGAGAAGTAAAAGAATCGAGTGATTTGATGTAAAAATATTTGCTTGGTTACAGGAAGAAGAATGACTACCTGTAACTATACTTCCCTGATCCTAGCTGCATGGATAAATGCAGTCTTTTGGGCCTTGCTCCCTATTGTAGGTTGGGCTAGCTATGCCCCAGATCCAACAGGAGCCACCTGCACAATAAACTGGCGGAAAAATGATGCGTAAgattttgaaaactttgttttacttttcaaatgTAGACCCATCACTTATTTTTATTCACCACTGTGGTCAATGTTTTCTCCTAAGAACATACCATGCAATTTCTAAAAGTCAATGGCAGTTCAGAAGTAGATACTGAAGTAGTCTATAATAAATCAAAAAAGGATGTTAGAATACTTGACATTGGAAAGCGTTAGGAATCCTAAGTGTAAGAGTCACTGAGCCTAATAAAACTTATCAAGTTGAAGAAATTGTActtagcttttgaaaatgttttttctgactgttttattaataaaataacataaGGGAACAATGCATTTTTCAGTCATTTTTCAAAGCTGCACAGTTGTAAtatcttgtatttattttttggctTACAGGTCCTTTGTTTCTTATACAATGACTGTAATTGCTGTTAATTTTGTCGTGCCCTTAACAGTCATGTTTTACTGTTACTACAATATTTCCCGAACAATGAAACAGTACACTACCAGTAACTGCCTGGAGAGCATCAACATAGACTGGTCTGATCAAGTAGATGTAACAAAGGTGATGGAGGAGGGTCTTAATtcttaaataaatataatgtttGATTTTGATATTGGTAAGCATATATAAATGGTTTGGtctataaaacattttttcttgttttacagATGTCTATTGTGATGATTGTGATGTTTTTGGTGGCTTGGTCTCCATATTCCATTGTATGCTTATGGTCTTCCTTTGGAGACCCAAAGAAGATTTCTCCTGCAATGGCCATCATAGCACCTCTATTTGCAAAATCTTCCACATTCTATAACCCCTGTATTTATGTCATTGCAAACAAAAAGTAAGTGTCCCATTTTTAAATTAACAGCCTCCATCTACTTTATGATTACTGGGCATCCTAGTTGTGTAGAAAGACCTTCTGTAAGatacaacaaaatatttaacaaagagaTGGAAAGGTTAAACCAGTGCTGAGttatctgtgatgggttggatgaTCTTTTGGACAGGTTTTAATAAAGGTAGGGGGTAGTATCTGTGCTATATATGTCTGAAGGTGTCTGACAACATTTCCATGATATCTTCAATTTTATCctcataaaaatattttgcaaaacaaTTTCAGATACAGTCCTTTGCCAAGATGGGATCAGGGTGAAATTTGAATCCTATCTGAATCTGGGACTGTCTGCTTTTAATTAAACTGGCTAAAACGTATGGCTGCTTAGGCCCAAGAGATCCTCAAAGTATTTAGCCTCCTAGCTTCCATTAAAGTTAGGAGGCTAAGttccttggaggatctgggccttagtgacACGTAGCTCCCATGGATATAATTGCTTGCCTTGGGAAGTGTCCTAGTGGGGTGGTTTGAGACGTTTAAGAGCAAACCTACAAGTCTGCTGGCTCCTCTTCTGTCAAAATAAAACTATACCATATTTTGAGCATAGGTATCATATTGAATTGAGATAATAATTTTGGGACATATTCCTGGTCTCACAAAAACAGCCAAAATCAAAAGGGTTTTGCCTGTGGTTCAGAAGTATACAGGGGTTGGGGATGCTGGAATCCTTCCCTTCCCATTCCCCAACCTGCAAGCAGGGTCTGGGACATCCATACAGATAAGCTGAACTGTTACTGCTGAGTAGTTGATATGGTCTGACTCTTCTCTCCAACCCTGTTGGTTTAGATCTGCCCTTTACCTAGACCCTCATGTACTACACAGCCAGCATGCTTCCATTCACCCACTCATGTCCCTACATTTTATCACACAGCTGTGCTGGCGGGCAGTCCAACTTGTGCTGGCCTGACTCATGGTGTCCACCAAGCACCACAGGTAGTGGTGCTGCTGTGGGTGCTCTCCCTAGGGGCTAGGGCTGAGTTAAATCAAGTTCTAGAGTTTGCACCAGTATCTCCTGCTAGGGAAATGACccgtgttccct of Natator depressus isolate rNatDep1 chromosome 4, rNatDep2.hap1, whole genome shotgun sequence contains these proteins:
- the RRH gene encoding visual pigment-like receptor peropsin — protein: MEGIPQFLQSKMFWNVSTNSSESENEAQSAFSQTEHNIVAAYLITAGVISLLSNIIVLGIFVKYKELRTATNAIIINLAFTDIGVSGIGYPMSAASDLHGSWKFGYTGCQIYAALNIFFGMASIGLLTVVAIDRYLTICRPDIGRRMTTCNYTSLILAAWINAVFWALLPIVGWASYAPDPTGATCTINWRKNDASFVSYTMTVIAVNFVVPLTVMFYCYYNISRTMKQYTTSNCLESINIDWSDQVDVTKMSIVMIVMFLVAWSPYSIVCLWSSFGDPKKISPAMAIIAPLFAKSSTFYNPCIYVIANKKFRRAILAMVRCQTRQEITINNALPMSVSQSTLT